A stretch of Myxococcus hansupus DNA encodes these proteins:
- a CDS encoding general secretion pathway protein GspE — protein MARRLGERLVLDGVLTPELLSRALAHQQESGQKLGECLVRLGVDETPVLRLLAQEFQTRFVSTEKLAQAQISPALLEKVPVRLAEGFDFMPLRLAQGVLYVAIAEPQRQRALEEIVRTVGVTQVLPFVAVRRSIRAAIRKHYYADALAFEHPPQDEACPHCGAPTQPGDFQCPRCELLLVREVDDLPPRDNVSLVRALLTQPERNGTRGTPQPETTRVVTFQAPTGGTQARPFIVGGLNVAKLKLSPFEAYVLSLVDGHTSLSDLALITQLTDVELRALFASLEERGVTKLYEVPPPTTRATHARAASSGATVESPPQPPMSAQAPRVETPSTQRQVESVPPAPRTEDANEDILQRVVRLEQAGRLADAVELLERGIGLLPSPAPLYNRLGMILLNHQRDYARATALFQKAADLEPENSLFTMNLYSVMCLMADATHAGQKARR, from the coding sequence ATGGCGCGGAGACTCGGCGAGCGGCTGGTGCTGGACGGAGTGCTGACACCGGAGCTGCTCTCACGTGCGCTCGCCCATCAGCAGGAGTCAGGGCAGAAGCTCGGGGAGTGCCTCGTCCGGCTGGGCGTGGACGAGACACCTGTCCTGCGACTGCTGGCGCAGGAATTCCAGACGCGCTTCGTGTCCACGGAGAAGCTGGCACAGGCCCAGATTTCGCCCGCGCTGCTGGAGAAGGTGCCCGTGCGGCTGGCGGAGGGCTTCGACTTCATGCCGCTGCGGCTGGCGCAGGGCGTGTTGTACGTGGCCATCGCCGAGCCGCAGCGACAGCGCGCGTTGGAGGAGATCGTGCGCACCGTGGGCGTCACGCAGGTGCTGCCCTTCGTCGCGGTGCGCAGGTCCATCCGGGCCGCCATCCGCAAGCACTACTACGCGGACGCGCTCGCGTTCGAGCACCCGCCCCAAGACGAAGCCTGTCCGCACTGTGGAGCGCCCACGCAGCCAGGGGATTTCCAATGCCCGCGGTGCGAGCTGCTGCTGGTGCGAGAGGTCGACGACCTGCCGCCCCGGGACAACGTCTCCCTGGTACGCGCGCTGCTGACGCAGCCCGAGCGCAACGGGACCCGTGGCACACCCCAGCCGGAGACCACGCGGGTCGTCACCTTCCAAGCCCCCACGGGCGGCACCCAGGCCCGGCCCTTCATCGTCGGGGGACTCAACGTGGCGAAGCTCAAGCTCAGCCCGTTCGAGGCATATGTGCTGTCGCTGGTGGACGGCCACACGTCTCTCTCGGACCTGGCACTCATCACCCAGTTGACGGACGTGGAGCTGCGAGCCCTCTTCGCGTCGTTGGAGGAGCGCGGGGTGACCAAGCTCTACGAAGTGCCGCCGCCCACGACTCGGGCCACGCACGCGCGGGCCGCCAGCTCGGGGGCCACGGTGGAGTCGCCTCCCCAGCCCCCGATGAGCGCCCAGGCGCCTCGGGTTGAGACACCGTCCACGCAGAGGCAAGTAGAGTCCGTGCCGCCCGCGCCTCGCACCGAGGATGCCAATGAAGACATCCTCCAGCGCGTCGTGCGGCTCGAACAAGCCGGCCGCCTGGCAGACGCCGTCGAGCTGCTGGAGCGAGGCATCGGACTGCTGCCCTCTCCTGCCCCGCTGTACAACCGGCTGGGGATGATTCTCCTCAACCACCAGCGGGACTACGCGC